One segment of Acidovorax sp. DW039 DNA contains the following:
- the rpsA gene encoding 30S ribosomal protein S1, translating into MARKHMSESFAALFEESLQRTEMRPGEVITAEVVRVEHNFVVVNAGLKSEAYVPLEEFKNDKGEVEVQVGDFVSVAIGSIENGYGDTILSRDTAKRLASWMSLEKALESGEFVTGTTSGKVKGGLTVLVNGIRAFLPGSLIDTRPIKDLTPYENKTMEFKVIKLDRKRNNVVLSRRAVVEASMGEERAKLMETLKEGSIVQGVVKNITEYGAFVDLGGIDGLLHITDMAWRRVRHPSEVVTAGQEITAKILKFDTEKNRVSLGLKQMGDDPWMGVNRRYPQGTRLFGKITNIADYGAFVELEPGIEGLVHVSEMDWTNKNIAPSKLVSLGDEVEVMVLEIDEDKRRISLGMKQCKANPWQEFAQETKRGDRVKGPIKSITDFGVFVGLAAGIDGLVHLSDLSWNEPGESAVRNYKKGQEVEAIVLAVDVDRERISLGIKQLDGDPFTTFVTVNDKGQTVTGKVKTVDARGAEIDLGDDIVGYLRASEISRDRVEDARNVLKEGDEVTAVVVNVDRKTRNIQLSIKAKDMADQQEAMSTLSQQSARESAGTTSLGALLRAKLDNSEK; encoded by the coding sequence GTGGCAAGGAAACACATGTCCGAATCTTTTGCCGCCCTTTTTGAAGAATCCCTGCAGCGTACGGAAATGCGCCCAGGCGAAGTGATCACCGCCGAAGTCGTGCGCGTGGAACACAACTTCGTCGTGGTCAACGCTGGCCTCAAGTCTGAAGCCTACGTGCCGCTGGAAGAGTTCAAGAATGACAAGGGCGAAGTCGAAGTCCAAGTCGGTGACTTCGTTTCGGTGGCCATCGGCTCCATCGAAAACGGTTACGGCGACACCATCCTGTCGCGTGACACCGCAAAGCGTCTGGCTTCCTGGATGAGCCTGGAAAAGGCCCTGGAATCTGGCGAGTTCGTCACTGGCACAACCAGCGGCAAGGTCAAGGGCGGTCTGACTGTCCTGGTCAACGGCATCCGCGCATTCCTGCCCGGTTCGCTGATCGATACCCGTCCGATCAAGGATCTGACGCCGTACGAAAACAAGACCATGGAATTCAAGGTCATCAAGCTGGACCGCAAGCGCAACAACGTGGTGCTGAGCCGCCGCGCTGTGGTGGAAGCCTCCATGGGCGAAGAGCGCGCCAAGCTGATGGAAACCCTGAAGGAAGGCTCCATCGTTCAGGGCGTGGTCAAGAACATCACCGAATACGGTGCGTTCGTGGACCTGGGCGGCATCGACGGCCTGCTGCACATCACCGACATGGCATGGCGCCGCGTGCGTCACCCCTCCGAAGTGGTGACCGCTGGCCAGGAAATCACTGCCAAGATCCTGAAGTTCGACACCGAGAAGAACCGCGTGTCTCTGGGTCTGAAGCAAATGGGCGACGACCCATGGATGGGCGTGAACCGCCGCTACCCACAAGGTACCCGCCTGTTCGGCAAGATCACGAACATTGCCGACTACGGCGCGTTCGTCGAGCTGGAGCCAGGTATCGAAGGTCTGGTGCACGTCTCCGAAATGGACTGGACCAACAAGAACATCGCTCCTTCCAAGCTCGTGTCGCTGGGTGACGAAGTCGAAGTCATGGTCCTCGAGATCGACGAAGACAAGCGCCGCATCAGCCTGGGCATGAAGCAGTGCAAGGCCAACCCATGGCAAGAGTTTGCACAGGAAACCAAGCGCGGCGACCGCGTGAAGGGCCCCATCAAGTCCATCACCGACTTCGGCGTGTTCGTGGGTCTGGCTGCCGGTATCGACGGCCTGGTGCACCTGTCCGACCTGTCCTGGAACGAGCCCGGCGAATCCGCCGTGCGCAACTACAAGAAGGGCCAGGAAGTCGAAGCCATCGTTCTGGCTGTGGACGTGGACCGTGAGCGCATCTCCCTGGGTATCAAGCAACTCGACGGCGACCCATTCACGACCTTCGTGACCGTGAACGACAAGGGCCAGACAGTGACCGGCAAGGTCAAGACTGTGGACGCTCGTGGCGCTGAAATCGACCTGGGCGATGACATCGTTGGCTACCTGCGCGCTTCCGAAATCTCCCGCGACCGCGTGGAAGATGCTCGCAACGTGCTGAAGGAAGGCGACGAAGTCACTGCCGTGGTGGTGAACGTGGATCGCAAGACCCGCAACATCCAGTTGTCGATCAAGGCCAAGGACATGGCAGACCAGCAAGAAGCAATGTCTACCTTGTCGCAACAGTCGGCTCGCGAAAGCGCCGGTACGACTAGCCTGGGCGCCCTGCTGCGCGCCAAGCTGGACAATTCCGAAAAGTAA
- a CDS encoding integration host factor subunit beta: protein MSQDSMTRSDLVEELAARFSQLTHKDAEFAVKTILDAVSDALVKGHRIEIRGFGSFSVNHRPPRMGRNPRSGEAVAIPEKRVPHFKPGKALRESVDQRTAEMELKG from the coding sequence ATGTCCCAAGACTCCATGACCCGATCTGATTTGGTGGAAGAGCTGGCCGCACGCTTCAGCCAACTCACCCACAAGGATGCCGAGTTCGCCGTGAAGACCATTCTGGATGCGGTCAGTGATGCACTGGTCAAAGGGCACCGTATCGAAATACGCGGCTTCGGAAGCTTTTCGGTCAATCACCGTCCCCCTCGCATGGGTCGAAACCCCCGCAGCGGCGAAGCCGTGGCCATTCCGGAAAAGCGCGTTCCCCATTTCAAACCCGGCAAAGCGCTGCGAGAGTCTGTGGACCAGCGCACTGCGGAGATGGAACTGAAGGGCTGA
- a CDS encoding LapA family protein produces MKYLLWLLKAAIFFTLFAFALNNQQDATVHFFFGTQWRAPLVLVVLTAFAAGLVTGVLGMVPRWWRHRSLALKAQQQIQTPDPKTPETSGPGTPPSPTNDYPPVHGI; encoded by the coding sequence ATGAAATACCTCCTGTGGCTGCTCAAGGCGGCCATTTTCTTTACCTTGTTTGCGTTTGCGCTGAACAACCAGCAAGACGCTACGGTTCACTTCTTCTTCGGAACGCAATGGCGTGCGCCGCTGGTGCTGGTAGTGCTGACGGCATTTGCGGCGGGTTTGGTGACTGGCGTGCTGGGCATGGTGCCCCGCTGGTGGCGGCATCGCAGCCTGGCCCTGAAGGCGCAACAGCAGATTCAGACGCCTGACCCCAAGACTCCAGAGACTTCTGGCCCTGGCACCCCGCCCTCCCCCACCAACGACTACCCTCCCGTCCATGGAATTTGA
- the lapB gene encoding lipopolysaccharide assembly protein LapB, protein MEFDPTWMLLGLPLAFVLGWLASRLDLRQLRAENRSAPKAYFKGLNFLLNEQQDQAIDAFIEAVQNDPDTSELHFALGNLFRRRGEYDRAVRVHEHLLSRGDLSTSDRDRAQHALALDFLKAGLLDRAEDALNRLEDTAYEAQARLALLAIYERSRDWEHAAAIASKMHGADQGDFSTRQAHYLCEQALALSAQGDRPGAKALLEQAVAAAPDAARPRIELARLFQLMGQHDAVLSTLRAMGERNPAALPLASALMVEAANASSRREEVHQLLLSHYTHSPSLDVLESIVALENAQPSLQATARQRYVQHLDKERSLVAAAKWLAEEKLEHEQFHPQIQRALDHAVKPLTRYRCAACGFEARQHFWQCPGCQTWDSYPARRVEEL, encoded by the coding sequence ATGGAATTTGATCCCACCTGGATGCTGCTGGGCCTGCCCCTGGCTTTTGTGCTGGGCTGGCTGGCCTCCCGGCTGGATTTGCGGCAACTGCGTGCGGAAAACCGCAGCGCTCCCAAGGCATATTTCAAAGGCCTGAACTTCCTGCTCAACGAGCAGCAGGACCAGGCCATTGATGCCTTCATTGAAGCCGTCCAGAACGATCCGGATACCTCTGAACTGCACTTTGCCCTGGGCAACCTTTTCCGTCGCAGAGGCGAATACGACCGGGCTGTTCGGGTGCACGAACACCTGCTGTCACGGGGCGACCTGAGCACGTCTGACCGTGACCGCGCCCAACACGCGCTGGCGCTGGATTTCCTCAAAGCCGGGCTTCTGGATCGCGCAGAAGACGCACTCAATCGCCTGGAAGACACAGCCTACGAGGCGCAAGCCCGCCTTGCCCTGCTGGCCATTTATGAGCGCTCTCGCGACTGGGAACACGCTGCAGCCATCGCCAGCAAAATGCACGGCGCCGACCAAGGTGACTTCAGTACAAGGCAGGCTCATTACCTGTGCGAGCAAGCTCTTGCACTGAGCGCGCAAGGCGACCGACCCGGAGCCAAAGCCCTGCTGGAACAAGCCGTGGCTGCCGCCCCCGATGCAGCCCGCCCCCGCATCGAGCTGGCTCGGCTTTTTCAACTCATGGGGCAGCATGATGCTGTGCTCAGCACCTTGCGCGCCATGGGCGAGCGCAACCCCGCTGCCCTGCCCCTGGCATCTGCGCTGATGGTGGAAGCCGCAAACGCATCGTCCAGGCGGGAAGAAGTTCACCAGCTTTTACTGTCTCATTACACCCACTCCCCCAGTCTGGATGTTCTTGAAAGCATCGTCGCGCTAGAAAACGCACAGCCTTCATTGCAAGCCACGGCACGCCAGCGCTATGTTCAGCATCTGGACAAGGAACGCTCCCTTGTCGCTGCAGCCAAGTGGTTGGCAGAAGAGAAGCTGGAACACGAACAATTCCACCCGCAAATCCAACGGGCGCTGGACCATGCCGTCAAGCCCTTGACCCGTTACCGATGCGCTGCCTGCGGCTTTGAAGCACGCCAGCACTTCTGGCAATGCCCCGGCTGCCAGACCTGGGACAGCTATCCAGCCCGCCGGGTCGAGGAACTGTGA
- a CDS encoding helix-hairpin-helix domain-containing protein, whose amino-acid sequence MPRNWTLQRWLVAALFAAFSALHAHAAVEVNQANEAELNSILGIGPGLSEKILNERARGPFKDWQDLMQRVKGIRARTASKFSDGGLTVQGSPFQTKAPTGLEDATSAP is encoded by the coding sequence ATGCCAAGAAACTGGACGCTCCAGCGGTGGCTAGTCGCAGCCCTGTTCGCAGCCTTCAGTGCACTCCATGCGCATGCAGCCGTAGAAGTCAACCAGGCCAACGAGGCTGAACTCAACAGTATTCTGGGCATCGGTCCGGGGCTGTCAGAAAAAATCCTGAACGAACGTGCCCGAGGGCCTTTCAAAGACTGGCAGGACCTGATGCAGCGCGTCAAAGGCATTCGCGCACGCACCGCCTCGAAGTTCTCGGATGGCGGCCTCACCGTGCAGGGATCCCCTTTTCAAACAAAAGCACCCACAGGCCTGGAAGACGCAACATCTGCGCCGTGA
- a CDS encoding monovalent cation/H+ antiporter subunit A: MPLITLVLLPFIGSLLAAVLPTNARNTESTLAGLIAVFCTVQVALYFPEVAAGHIPSQTLVWIPQLGLNLVLRMDGFAWMFSMLVLGVGSLVVLYARYYMSAADPVPRFFSFFLAFMGAMVGVVLSGNLIQLALFWELTSLFSFLLIGYSHHRKDARRGARMALTVTATGGLCMLAGMLVLGHMVGSYELEKVLASATKVQAHPLYLTALVLILLGALTKSAQFPFHFWLPHAMAAPTPVSAYLHSATMVKAGVFLLARLWPVLSGTEPWFWIVGGAGLLTLLIGGYAAMFQNDLKGLLAYSTISHLGLITLLLGLNSPLAAVAAVFHIMNHATFKASLFMAAGLIDHESGTRDIRRLSGLRRMMPMTSTLAMVASAAMAGVPLLNGFLSKEMFFAEAVLVDATPWLQWLLPVAATVAGMFSVAYSLRFTVDVFWGPAATDLPHTPHEPPHWMRVPVELLVLACVVVGTLPAWSVGSYLATAARPVVGGDLPTYSLAIWHGVNKPLIMSLIALAGGTALYLLLRNQRAHGRVDAPPLMRHLSGKQLFESWLTRVSWAGRGARRALGTQRLQWQMLWLVCAAVVASTWPLWLRGLHLGERVGLPLSPTFALLWIAGGISALAGAWQAKYHRLAALALLGATGLCVCITFLWFSAPDLALTQIVVEVVTTILILLGLRWLPKRDESLRPPARAQGYQTRLRRWRDLAVALIAGGGMALLSLAMMRRPFPESTSTFFLERALTEGGGTNVVNVMLVDFRGFDTFGEIIVLGIVALTVYALLRRFRPAREVMDLPPQQRALPADVATDLAHPRQVADTAIGYLTVPAVLVRLLLPFATLVAVYLFMRGHNEPGGGFVAGLVFSVALLLQYIVSGTTWVEAHLPLYPRRWIGAGMLVALATGIGSLWFGYPFLTSHTAHLHLPWVGDLHIASALFFDIGVFTLVVGSTLLILTAIAHQSVRSHRFHQRAMEEALAPEDTDTATRLNASASTATPAQTAKRPQQPQPHQGAQ, from the coding sequence ATGCCCCTGATCACCCTCGTCCTCCTTCCCTTCATTGGCAGCCTGCTCGCCGCAGTGCTGCCCACCAACGCCCGCAATACCGAGTCCACCCTGGCGGGCCTGATTGCGGTGTTCTGCACTGTTCAGGTTGCCCTGTACTTTCCAGAGGTAGCTGCGGGCCATATCCCCTCGCAGACTCTGGTCTGGATTCCCCAGTTGGGGCTGAATCTGGTGTTGCGGATGGATGGGTTCGCATGGATGTTCTCCATGCTGGTGCTGGGCGTGGGCAGTCTGGTGGTGCTGTATGCCCGCTACTACATGTCGGCGGCAGACCCGGTTCCGCGCTTCTTTTCATTTTTCCTGGCGTTCATGGGTGCCATGGTCGGGGTAGTGTTGTCGGGCAACCTGATCCAGTTGGCACTGTTCTGGGAGCTGACCAGCCTGTTTTCATTCCTGCTCATTGGCTACTCGCATCACCGCAAAGATGCCCGGCGTGGCGCGCGCATGGCGCTGACAGTGACGGCAACAGGCGGGCTGTGCATGCTGGCTGGCATGCTGGTGCTGGGGCACATGGTTGGCAGCTATGAGCTGGAAAAGGTCTTGGCATCGGCCACCAAAGTGCAGGCCCATCCGCTGTACCTGACTGCACTGGTCCTCATCCTGCTGGGGGCGCTGACGAAGAGCGCCCAGTTTCCTTTCCACTTCTGGTTGCCCCACGCCATGGCCGCGCCCACGCCGGTCTCGGCGTACCTGCACTCAGCCACCATGGTGAAAGCGGGGGTGTTTCTGCTGGCACGACTCTGGCCTGTGCTCAGCGGCACCGAGCCCTGGTTCTGGATCGTGGGCGGTGCGGGTCTCCTCACTCTGCTCATTGGCGGGTATGCCGCCATGTTCCAGAACGACCTCAAGGGCCTGCTGGCCTACTCCACCATCTCGCACCTGGGGCTGATCACGCTGCTGCTGGGCCTCAACAGTCCTCTGGCGGCCGTGGCGGCGGTGTTTCACATCATGAACCACGCCACCTTCAAGGCGTCTTTGTTCATGGCTGCGGGCCTCATCGATCATGAAAGCGGCACCCGGGATATTCGGCGGCTTTCCGGGCTGCGGCGCATGATGCCCATGACCTCCACATTGGCAATGGTGGCCAGCGCTGCAATGGCGGGTGTGCCACTGCTCAACGGGTTTCTCTCCAAGGAAATGTTCTTTGCGGAGGCTGTGCTGGTCGATGCCACGCCCTGGCTGCAATGGCTGCTGCCCGTGGCGGCCACTGTGGCAGGCATGTTCAGTGTGGCCTACTCGCTGCGCTTTACCGTGGATGTTTTCTGGGGCCCCGCTGCCACCGACCTCCCCCACACCCCGCATGAGCCCCCCCACTGGATGCGGGTGCCTGTGGAGCTGCTGGTGCTGGCCTGCGTGGTGGTGGGCACACTGCCCGCCTGGTCCGTGGGCAGCTACCTGGCAACCGCTGCCCGACCTGTGGTGGGGGGGGATTTGCCCACGTACAGCCTGGCCATCTGGCACGGGGTCAACAAGCCCCTGATCATGAGCTTGATTGCCTTGGCTGGAGGCACGGCCCTGTACCTGCTGCTGCGCAACCAGCGCGCACACGGCAGGGTCGATGCTCCCCCGCTGATGCGGCACCTGAGTGGCAAGCAACTTTTCGAGAGCTGGCTCACCCGCGTCAGCTGGGCAGGCCGAGGCGCGCGCAGAGCGCTGGGCACGCAGCGGCTGCAATGGCAAATGCTGTGGCTGGTGTGCGCGGCGGTGGTTGCAAGCACCTGGCCGCTGTGGTTGCGTGGTCTGCACCTGGGGGAGCGGGTCGGGCTCCCCCTGTCACCCACTTTTGCCTTGCTGTGGATTGCCGGCGGCATCAGTGCGCTGGCAGGCGCCTGGCAAGCCAAGTACCACCGCCTGGCCGCACTGGCACTGCTGGGGGCCACCGGGCTGTGCGTGTGCATCACCTTCCTCTGGTTCTCTGCCCCTGATCTCGCGCTGACACAGATCGTGGTGGAGGTAGTCACCACCATCCTCATCCTGCTGGGCCTGCGCTGGCTCCCCAAGCGCGATGAAAGCCTGCGCCCCCCAGCCAGGGCACAGGGATATCAGACCCGCTTGCGCCGCTGGCGTGACCTGGCGGTAGCGTTGATTGCAGGCGGGGGCATGGCCCTGCTCTCGCTGGCCATGATGCGCAGGCCCTTCCCTGAAAGCACGTCCACGTTCTTTCTGGAACGCGCACTCACCGAGGGCGGCGGCACCAATGTGGTCAATGTGATGCTTGTGGACTTCCGTGGCTTTGACACCTTTGGCGAGATCATCGTGCTCGGCATCGTCGCGCTCACGGTCTATGCCCTGCTGCGGCGCTTCAGGCCTGCCCGCGAGGTGATGGACCTGCCCCCCCAGCAACGCGCCCTGCCTGCCGATGTGGCGACCGACCTTGCACACCCACGCCAGGTGGCAGATACCGCCATTGGCTACCTGACGGTGCCTGCCGTGCTGGTCCGGCTGCTGCTGCCGTTTGCGACACTGGTCGCTGTCTACCTCTTCATGCGTGGGCACAACGAGCCCGGTGGCGGCTTCGTGGCCGGGCTGGTGTTCTCGGTAGCGCTGCTGCTGCAATACATCGTGTCAGGCACCACCTGGGTGGAGGCGCACCTTCCGCTCTATCCCCGGCGCTGGATTGGCGCAGGCATGCTGGTGGCCTTGGCAACGGGCATCGGCTCGCTGTGGTTTGGCTATCCGTTCCTTACCAGCCACACCGCCCACCTGCACCTTCCTTGGGTGGGCGATCTGCACATCGCCAGCGCGTTGTTCTTCGACATCGGCGTATTCACCCTGGTGGTGGGCTCCACGCTGCTCATCCTCACGGCCATTGCCCACCAGTCGGTGCGCAGCCACCGTTTTCACCAACGCGCGATGGAGGAGGCCCTCGCACCGGAAGATACCGATACCGCCACACGGCTGAATGCATCTGCCTCCACGGCAACCCCAGCGCAAACAGCCAAACGGCCGCAACAGCCGCAACCACACCAAGGAGCCCAGTGA
- a CDS encoding Na+/H+ antiporter subunit C yields the protein MEIVLALAIGVLTGSGVWLLLRPRTFQVIMGLSLLSYAVNLFIFSMGRLGLAIDKEPVLQPGLPQDLAHYADPMPQALTLTAIVIGFAMTALFLVVLLASRGMTGTDHVDGTRAKDAPDWQDSHQGTP from the coding sequence ATGGAAATCGTTCTTGCCCTCGCCATCGGCGTGCTCACAGGCTCGGGCGTGTGGCTGTTGCTGCGCCCCCGTACCTTCCAGGTCATCATGGGCCTGTCGTTGCTGTCGTACGCAGTCAACCTGTTCATCTTCAGCATGGGCCGCCTGGGCCTTGCGATTGACAAGGAACCCGTGCTGCAACCCGGCCTTCCCCAGGACCTGGCCCACTATGCCGACCCCATGCCACAAGCGCTCACGCTGACCGCCATCGTGATCGGTTTTGCGATGACAGCGCTGTTTCTCGTGGTGCTGCTGGCCTCACGCGGTATGACGGGCACCGACCATGTAGACGGCACCCGCGCCAAGGATGCGCCAGACTGGCAAGACTCGCACCAGGGAACGCCATGA
- a CDS encoding monovalent cation/H+ antiporter subunit D — MSTLTAYLAAHWMPHLILAPIVLPLLTAGLMLLLREEKQRLKILLNLGSTLLGLVIAGLLLFITHKSGVPGGLGIYLPGNWPAPFGIVLALDRLSAMMLVLCSCVALAAALYASARWHRAGVHFHPLFQLQLMGLAGAFLTADLFNLFVFFEIMLAASYGLLLHGSGRPRVAAGLHYIAINLAASSLFLIGVSMLYGITGTLNMADLARSIADVAASDRGLLHAACAILGVAFLIKAAVWPLNFWLVPAYSAATAPVGALFALMTKVGVYVILRLWTLLFSADAGASAQFGSAWLVAGGLVTVVFGTVGMLGSQRLGYLAGFAAIVSSGTLLAATGLGQSPLTAGLLYYLLSSTLAVSALFMLTDLLERWRNDGLHLAPHARTDDAPFLSPDLVLQEKLNLDDREEGLAGEVIPAAAAFLGLSFIACTLVITGLPPLPGFVGKFAMIHALLNPLGLGAASAGPGLVGWTVIATLVTSGLLGLVALTRAGILHFWSAHDRAAPKLLVLEGVPVAALLLLCGALAFQAGSVLRFTQAAADALHQPRLYMDAVMSARPVPAPAAAGPSAAPARPTLPNAPSLQEGQP; from the coding sequence ATGAGTACGCTGACCGCCTACCTGGCCGCACACTGGATGCCGCACCTCATCCTGGCCCCCATCGTTTTACCCTTGCTCACCGCAGGTCTGATGCTGTTGCTGCGTGAGGAAAAGCAGCGGCTCAAAATCCTGCTCAACCTGGGCTCTACCCTGTTGGGGCTGGTCATCGCAGGTCTGCTGCTGTTTATCACACACAAATCGGGTGTGCCTGGCGGGCTGGGCATCTACCTGCCGGGCAACTGGCCCGCGCCCTTTGGCATCGTGCTGGCGCTGGATCGGCTCTCGGCCATGATGCTGGTGCTGTGCTCGTGTGTGGCCCTGGCTGCAGCCCTTTATGCCAGCGCCCGCTGGCACCGGGCCGGGGTGCACTTTCACCCGCTGTTCCAACTGCAGCTCATGGGTCTGGCGGGGGCTTTTCTCACAGCCGACCTGTTCAATCTCTTCGTTTTCTTCGAGATCATGCTGGCCGCTTCCTACGGGCTGCTGCTGCATGGGTCCGGGCGTCCTCGCGTCGCCGCGGGGCTGCACTACATCGCCATCAATCTGGCAGCGTCTTCGCTGTTCCTGATCGGCGTATCCATGCTGTACGGCATCACCGGCACCCTCAACATGGCCGACCTGGCGCGCAGCATTGCGGACGTGGCCGCCAGCGACCGCGGCCTGCTGCATGCCGCCTGCGCCATTCTGGGCGTGGCCTTTCTGATCAAGGCGGCGGTCTGGCCCCTGAACTTCTGGCTGGTTCCCGCCTACAGCGCCGCCACGGCCCCGGTCGGGGCCCTGTTTGCACTCATGACCAAGGTGGGGGTCTACGTGATCCTGCGGCTGTGGACGCTGCTGTTCAGTGCCGACGCCGGAGCTTCAGCCCAGTTTGGCAGCGCCTGGCTGGTCGCAGGCGGCTTGGTCACGGTGGTGTTTGGTACCGTAGGCATGCTGGGCTCACAGCGGCTGGGCTATCTGGCGGGCTTTGCGGCCATTGTGTCGTCTGGCACGCTGCTGGCGGCCACGGGGCTGGGGCAAAGCCCTCTGACGGCTGGGCTGCTGTACTACCTGCTCAGCTCCACACTGGCTGTCAGTGCATTGTTCATGCTGACCGACCTGCTCGAACGCTGGCGCAATGACGGCCTGCATCTGGCTCCGCACGCCCGCACGGATGACGCCCCCTTCCTTTCGCCAGACCTGGTCCTCCAGGAAAAGTTGAATCTGGACGACAGGGAAGAAGGTCTGGCAGGCGAAGTTATTCCCGCCGCAGCAGCTTTTCTGGGGCTGTCCTTCATTGCCTGCACGCTGGTCATCACCGGACTGCCCCCGCTGCCCGGGTTCGTGGGCAAGTTCGCCATGATCCACGCCTTGCTCAACCCCTTGGGCCTGGGCGCGGCCTCCGCAGGGCCCGGGTTGGTGGGTTGGACGGTGATCGCCACCCTGGTCACATCGGGCCTGCTGGGGCTGGTAGCGCTCACCCGGGCAGGCATTCTGCACTTCTGGTCTGCGCATGACCGGGCAGCCCCCAAGCTCTTGGTGCTGGAAGGCGTACCCGTGGCAGCCCTGCTGCTGCTGTGCGGAGCACTGGCGTTTCAGGCAGGTTCTGTGCTGCGCTTCACCCAGGCTGCGGCAGACGCCTTGCACCAGCCCAGGCTGTACATGGATGCCGTGATGTCTGCCCGCCCCGTGCCAGCACCCGCCGCAGCGGGCCCCTCTGCTGCGCCAGCCAGGCCCACGCTGCCTAATGCCCCCTCCCTGCAGGAGGGGCAGCCATGA
- a CDS encoding Na+/H+ antiporter subunit E, translating into MLRRLVRAPLLSVALLGVWLLLNRSLSAGHLLLGTLLALAIPHVTAGLRPLPVRVRRPGALLRLALTVMADTVQSNLAVARLLLAPHRRRHPSGFVHIPLDVRDPNALALLATIVCITPGTAWAELALDRSVLLLHVLELDDAAAITAHIKQRYERPLMEIFE; encoded by the coding sequence TTGCTGCGCAGGCTCGTGCGTGCCCCCCTTCTCTCGGTGGCCCTTTTAGGCGTGTGGCTGCTGCTGAACCGCTCGCTCAGTGCCGGGCACCTGCTGCTGGGCACGCTGCTGGCACTGGCCATTCCCCACGTCACGGCGGGCCTGCGCCCGCTGCCGGTGCGGGTGCGTCGCCCCGGCGCACTGCTGCGGCTGGCACTCACGGTGATGGCGGACACCGTGCAGTCCAACCTCGCCGTTGCGCGTCTGTTGCTGGCTCCCCATCGGCGGCGGCACCCCTCGGGGTTTGTACACATCCCGCTGGATGTGCGCGACCCGAACGCGCTGGCGCTGCTGGCCACCATTGTCTGCATCACCCCCGGAACCGCCTGGGCAGAGCTGGCGCTGGACCGCAGCGTGCTCCTGCTGCATGTGCTGGAACTGGACGATGCCGCCGCCATCACGGCCCATATCAAGCAGCGGTACGAACGCCCGCTGATGGAGATCTTTGAATGA
- a CDS encoding K+/H+ antiporter subunit F, with amino-acid sequence MTPVLQWALPLALVLLVLAMACALVRVLKGPSAQDRVLALDCMALNGMLLMLVLGLLYGSKNYFEAALLLALLSFVGTMAMAKFLLRGEVIE; translated from the coding sequence ATGACCCCTGTTCTGCAATGGGCCCTGCCACTGGCCCTCGTCCTGCTGGTGCTGGCCATGGCATGCGCCCTGGTGCGCGTGCTGAAGGGCCCCTCCGCCCAGGACCGCGTGCTGGCGCTGGACTGCATGGCACTCAACGGCATGCTGCTCATGCTGGTGCTAGGGCTGCTGTATGGCAGCAAGAATTACTTTGAAGCCGCACTTTTGCTCGCACTGCTGAGCTTTGTGGGCACCATGGCCATGGCCAAATTTCTGCTGCGTGGCGAGGTGATCGAATGA
- the mnhG gene encoding monovalent cation/H(+) antiporter subunit G produces MTGEVSALPLWLEVVVAALVLLGAALALLGSLGLLRLRTFFERVHTPSIIATMGCWCIMHATVLYFSVASGEVALHAILIALFVAMTVPVSTIFLMRAALFRARQAGRNVPPSLSTPQDSPQKSI; encoded by the coding sequence ATGACGGGTGAAGTCTCGGCGCTGCCCCTGTGGCTGGAGGTGGTGGTAGCCGCCCTGGTGCTGCTGGGCGCTGCATTGGCGCTGCTGGGGTCCTTGGGCTTGCTGCGCCTGCGCACCTTTTTTGAACGGGTACACACCCCTTCCATCATCGCCACCATGGGGTGCTGGTGCATCATGCACGCCACCGTGCTGTACTTCTCGGTAGCCAGCGGCGAGGTGGCGTTGCACGCCATCCTCATTGCCCTGTTCGTCGCCATGACGGTGCCCGTATCCACCATCTTCCTCATGCGCGCTGCGCTGTTCAGAGCCCGGCAAGCGGGGCGCAACGTGCCCCCGAGCCTGAGCACGCCACAGGACAGCCCCCAAAAGAGCATCTGA